In Sesamum indicum cultivar Zhongzhi No. 13 linkage group LG8, S_indicum_v1.0, whole genome shotgun sequence, the sequence GAAGTGATAAATGAGGCTTAATTTAAGACGTAATTTACGCCACTTGCCATCACTTCGCTTCGGATGTGAATTTGGCTAATGAGAGGGCAAAATAGGAAGGTAAGAATTGAGATATAATAATAGTCTAgcgtatatttattttgttagtattacaAGTATGAGTGTTGACGTTTCTTTGAATATTTACCGCCCACCccatgaaaatatatgaattctCACTTCAGGACCAAATACACACCCCAGACACAGACACAGACTCCGTCCAAAATCGCTcctcttttattaatattttaatactcTTACCCGCCACTCAATACAGATGTTGTCTTCAACTTGATAGAGCATGTGTGTTTTGTGCAAGTTAGAAcccaaaaatcataataaatgaaaataatttgatatggCTACCCATTTGATCGGTATTACATTATGTTAGCTATTGTTACTTTGATATTGTATgtatgttgtaattttattttaaacagggcgtaaataatttatagggTCAATTTCGTAATGAAgtattattcatatttattttatttttataagaaaaagtCGTACGATTTTGTCATATTAAGACATCTTGCTAGAGAGAAGATGCCTTGAGATTTATAAGTTACTCAATCCTCTTGTTAGGGGTTGATTATGTATGCAATCATCCTAAATCAGTTGCAAACAATGAGTTTGAGTAGCTTATAAAACCTAATACCCTATTTACCTCGAGAAGCGCTCCTCCTTATGCAACTGAGACCAAAACAAATAACACCTTATTTTGGGATTGAATAGGTCAAGATTGTAAAACGcttttttaaaacaaactCGTGAAATTATTATGGAGCCACAAAGGACAATACATCGCTGATCGAATCGCAAGTCACGTGAGAATTCATTTCAATAAtacttttacttattttcttaccatatcaataaaattcaaaacatatACGGCTCCCAATTGAGTAAAATAGTTAGGTTctcttttttatatgaaattgagtgtaaaaatataaaaatgcatCTGAAGTATGCCATTGACTCTATAATAAAGCtgatatgaaataatttatgttatttaatatttaaaaactcaATTATGATGGTAAAAGAAATGACAATGTTGTTGGGTTACGGCATGTGAGCGACTTTAGAACAATCTTGCAAGGAAATGATTAATTGTGAAAAGGGGGATTGAGTTGATATTAATAGAACAAAGGAAGAAGGCATGGGTTGGTTTTTCAAGAGTGGTAATCAGGAGTTTGGTTGCTTAATGGtaattttgtttactttttttagGTGATGATTACCACCTTTAATCATATGATGCTGGTCTCCAGGCTGGATGCACTTTAATTATATGCCATTTCTCATTATGGACTTGAATTTCATTTCAAACGTTTTATTGTTTAACTTTAAATGCCAGTGGCACTGCCTAATTCCAATTTAGAACTTCACCAGCATTAGCCTTATTTTGTTTCACAAAGAACCAGAACCAACAGCGCGAAATACATGTCTATTGGATTTCGTCTGTGGGGGTGGGCTCCCAGAAGGACGTAGTTGTTGGGTTATAGTTTGCTGGACAGGAATTGCGTTTCAGACATTACTTCTGCTCTGACTTGGTCCCTCTTTAATTTCCCAGTTGTTGTCATTGGAAATGTCTTCctccataaaataaatcttttggGAATTTTAAACCTGCATGGATTGAAGATTTTCTTACACCAGTCTGAAACTTGGCAGAGGTAAAGGGACTATGAATATGTGAAACTAAGACATACCCTGTTAAGTTCTTTTCCTTACAAAAGTGCTTGAGGATCTCACTGGATAAACATTGGATCTGGTCTTTGTTGCTGTCAAATTCAGCCCATCGCCAACCGTCGTTTGGTTGAACACAGGCAATCACCATCTCTGTTAACCGAGAATCTGGAACTCCAACAACAACAGTTCTGGAAATTCCAGGATGCTGGGATAAGACGGCCTCTACCTGTATCACATCAGTTTACATGTGTGCTTTGCCAACAAACTTGAATATCCGATTAGGAAAGATTAGTATACAGGTTGGGTAACATGATTACCTCTTCTGGGTAAATGTTCTCCCCTCCACTCTTGATTCTATCCTTTTCACGCCCAATAAGCCAGAGATTACCATGGTCGTCTATCTGCCCTATATCTCCTGTGTCAAGCCAGCCTTCATGTACGGGATTCAAATGCTTTGGCGGACTTTGACCCCAGTAATGGAGCATTGCATGGGGACCCCTCATCAATATTCTCCCAGCACAAAAGATTCGTCAGCACTTACACAAAACACCTCCTTCGTGACTTAAGTTAGATTTTTTGACATCATGTGGCTGCTGGAAGCTGCTGTCTTTTGCTGGATCATAAAGGGTCATGAAGGTCAGAGAAGAACATGCCTCTGTCATTCCTGCAACGGGTCGAGATATGAAATATCGTGTCAGAAGAATGTTTATGCTTCTGCAACAGAATACAGTGGATCAAGAAAAGTTGGGAAGGTTGAGGGGTAATTTAGGCAAGCTGATTTGATGTAGATGGAGTTCAAAAACTCAATTCAAGttatttgaagaaagaaaacaaaagagagaTTTAACATAAGATCATGAAAACACACCATAAGCAGAGAGAAGTGTGGCTCTCGGAAAAATTTCGGTTGCTTCTCTGATGAGCTCAACTGACAGACCACCACCTCCATTCAGAATCTTTTTCACAGATTCGAAAGTTTCAGATGTTTTCTTCATCCTGTGAAAAGTTTTTACAGATCAATACAACAGACTAGGCATATCCAGAAACAAATACATCATATGATCTCTTGTAAAATCGTTAGATAAGAgcaaaatgatattaaaatatgccTAGTTAATGTTTGGTAGTAGTACAAACTTGTATCAATTCTCAAAAGTGTCAAAACATAACCAGAATCACTATATCAGACTAAAGAGCGTCTTCCTTTACCTATTAAAGGAGATGAGATCAGCCATAATTGTGGGTACAGTGATGAAAGAAGTGACGTTGTGCTCCTTAATGGCTTGAATTGCTAAATTAGTGTCAAACTTTGGTAGCATAACATGACAACCGCCTGCCATTAACATTGCCATGGCTGATGATATCCCACCTATATGGCACAGGGGAGCAGTGTGGAGATAGACCTGCCAGAGTTCATGAATGTGGAGATTAGATTCCAGCAGCAGacataaatttcatttgaattgGAGATTAGATTCCAGCAGCAGacataaatttcatttgaatcTCCCATGGAACATGATATGTAGAAACTGGGTGCCATTTTTCTagacttcaatttttttaatccgAAAGCAATAGCGaagattctattttctcaACAATTCTTAGGAGAAAAACATAAACAGAAAGGAAATCtcaggggaaaaaaagaaaaaaatgcatacATCATCCTCATCGTAGTGAACAAATGCAATTTTTGCTAGGGATTGCACGACTAGTGCTAAATGGCTTATGGTGGCTCCTTTTGGTCTTCCAGTGGTACCTATGGGCATCAAGAAAAACCAAATTAGGTATCACCAATTGCTCTGTcttacatattaatataaagcaaaaaggaagaaaaagcaaaatagaaaagaatgaGATGGAAAATTAGCTAAAACCTGAGGTGAAACATATAACTGCAGCTCCTTCAGGTGCCCAAAGATAGTCTAGCGTAACAGATCTTTCAGTAGGCTCGTTAAGCAATTCAGTAGCAAAAACTGCAATTTCAAGACAAGAGCTTTATTACATATACATGCCTTCATACGTACTAGGTTGTATGCTTGATcatctaaattttcaatacaGATGCCTTACCAGTCCCCTTGTCATTCCCTTGAACAGGCATGTCCATTAAAACATGCCACCGCAGAGATGGCACAGAATCGATCTGAAACTTGGAATGCCAAAAACCACGGCTTGAATCGGTAACTAGTAACACAGGTTGTGCGACCTCCATCGCTGATTTTGCCTCTTCCAAACTCTGCAAAATATGTTGTAGGTTAGCACCACAATTTGTCTacgatatataatttatcacgGTTCCTAAAGTGGCATCGAATAGAATAAATTTCGTAATTACGAACTAAGAAGCATCGTCATCCCACTGAAACAtgaaaaatcatttcatttttttatttgaatttctttctaTCTATTTAAAtcccaataaaaaattggtgataaCAGCAGGACTAGAAATCCGAGTTTCGAACCCATCGATAGTTGAGTGGAGCAGCAATTCCTCCAACGTAAGTAATAGCAAGCATCCATTCCAAGTACAAATCactgaaacaaaaaaattcaaccaGCTTTCATCAGGTTCATGCTGCAGTCAATTACACTCCAATATAATCAGAAACAAATATTCAGATCAAACGGGTAAcaattgacattttttaaatCGGTCCTTTGAAAGCAAGGGATGGATCAAAAGATCACTGATCTGTATACGACTTGGATTGGTTGCTTGGACTGTCAAAATAGCACAAGGAGATGTACAAAATGGGATAAAGGTTGTGCATCATGCTTGAACAGCAGTAACTAGAAACAAGTCAGAATTAGCTAGGAAACATGCATGCTGACCaagtatacatacatatacagcCGTCctattttcaaacaatatattatactaGCGAAATTTGGGTGCACTAGCTAGTTGTAATTTGGAGAGTAAAACCTGTTGAGAGCAGAAATGGAAACGACGTGGCCGGGGCAGACACCGAGGTGAAGAAGGCGGCGGGCGAGGGCCAGAACTCCTTGGACGAATTGCATTCCGGTTTTGCGGCGGTGGCCATAGATGGAAAGGGTAGAGTGGGGGCGGGCGGTGGCGAGGCGGCTCAAGCACTGGCAGATGTGGGCGTGGGAATAAGTAGCCATTAAGAGCAAATAGGGGAAGCCAGAGAAGTGTAGATAGCAGTGAAGGGTGAGAAAGATAtggagagagagggagagagagagaggaaacaCTTTCTATCCTTTTTATCGTATTCAGAAGAGTTGTAATAAAAGTGGAGTTTATATAAAGTAGTACTCAAGactcattcaaaaattaaaattaaaaataaaaacaaaagtgaaTAGGAAGAAAATGGGAGTTTTGTCCTAAGCTAATATTAGAGAAATGAAGTTGGTGAAATTAGAAAGCGAGTGAAGCCGCATGTCTTCTGCCTCTGCAGACTGCAACTCATCAaaccaattataaaaaagagtatttaattatttttggggATTCGAACTTCAactcaataatattaattaataaataccaGAGTATATAATAAACAGCATGTGAGCTGCCAGCTAATTATTATACAATAATACTAACTACTGCTGCTCTTGCTACCATCAACATacctcatacacacacaacactCCTCATGCatcaacaattaatatttctaataatgtctactgttttgttttttagttGATTTATgtattacttaataattttggGTCTAAAGTTGACCATTAAATTGGTTTTATTCCCATTGCTAATTATTCAGCTTCTTCTCTTTACACTACTGCCTAATTACTTCACTTCtaacaaaaacaattaaatctttatatatatatatatatatatatattttctaataaaaaatgaaaaaggttCCGTTAAAATCTTgcaattaataaacaaatcaagtcaatatattatatttgttgcaaTGAATCAATAAcaggaagaaagaaatgagggtaattgaattcaatgtttggatttgaatTCAACGTTGGAATAGAAACAGTTTAGAGACTTTTAGCATGTataataatttggtatttaTGATGGATAGCGTAACAATACAACTATTGTTGATTGACCTTTGAGTGTGATTAAGGATGGGTGGGGGACGGTGGCGGCGCTGGTGGCGGCGAGTTACTCAAAGATTGGGTAGGAGGAAGGGAGGGTGGGTGTTGTGTTGAATACCAAGCATTTGTCAGGCGTGCCTAGACTACTCATCTCTACTCTCCCGCACACCCTCCGGATATGGATATATgatatagattttttcttataatcgaattttttttttaattttaatattaattcaatttgttaacctctattatgattttattcattttttgtgatgaaatcatgaaaatatatttaaaaattaggaattataattttatttatgaactaagtagataatattcttttagaatttttatttttttatttacttgaataattcttaattttttttaaaaaaagaaaaaaatacattaaatacaAAGTTAACAAGTTGGTATCTccattcaataattatataattttttatcaaatatttataaatttttaaataataaaaatatttgatatattggtAGTTACATAGAGTGTAGGTGGAAGTTCCATAGTATGATAGCTGATTAGGTTTacagaataattaaaatattgatgaagtGATGGTtctaaaatagagaaaaaggGGTGGATGGAGAATGAGCAGAATCACGTGTTATTATAAAAACTCTGTTTTCTCTGGGAAagttaaagataaaattaagtagTAGTTGAGTTTCAATTAAGATcactcaatttaattaaaacttaaatatttgGACAACTATTTGTATACGTAAATATTCTATCACCTTCCTTTGTCTTTTCCAAAACCTTTTAAACACATTCAAATATGGAAATCAACATTGTCACCACACCTACACTCAAATTTGTGTTGCTAAGACAATTGGGCCAATGAGAACCAGCCTGCCATGTTTAAGGCTCCAAGCCCAACAAATTGCCTTTACTTCTCAGCACCATGTTtcatacacacaaacacactgCTCTCCCACAACCCATCACGCCTTCAACTGTTGCTATTTTTGACTAACACAAAGCACACCCACTTATTTTCACTGTCACACCACGAAACATCAGCTGCAGTTCACTGAAACCCCAAATTCTCATAACTAACCTCAACATGCGCCTCAATCTCTTCCACTACGGCGTCTCAACCTTCGTTGCTATGGCAACCATCGTCAGCCTGTCAGCTGGCCGCGACCTCCGTCCCTCGGATCACGGCCTAGTCTACCAAGGGCACGCTTCAGCGCCCACTCAAAAGGGTGACGCACAACAAATGC encodes:
- the LOC105167258 gene encoding LOW QUALITY PROTEIN: 2-succinylbenzoate--CoA ligase, chloroplastic/peroxisomal (The sequence of the model RefSeq protein was modified relative to this genomic sequence to represent the inferred CDS: substituted 1 base at 1 genomic stop codon), with the protein product MATYSHAHICQCLSRLATARPHSTLSIYGHRRKTGMQFVQGVLALARRLLHLGVCPGHVVSISALNSDLYLEWMLAITYVGGIAAPLNYRWSLEEAKSAMEVAQPVLLVTDSSRGFWHSKFQIDSVPSLRWHVLMDMPVQGNDKGTVFATELLNEPTERSVTLDYLWAPEGAAVICFTSGTTGRPKGATISHLALVVQSLAKIAFVHYDEDDVYLHTAPLCHIGGISSAMAMLMAGGCHVMLPKFDTNLAIQAIKEHNVTSFITVPTIMADLISFNRMKKTSETFESVKKILNGGGGLSVELIREATEIFPRATLLSAYGMTEACSSLTFMTLYDPAKDSSFQQPHDVKKSNLSHEGGVLCKCXRIFCAGRILMRGPHAMLHYWGQSPPKHLNPVHEGWLDTGDIGQIDDHGNLWLIGREKDRIKSGGENIYPEEVEAVLSQHPGISRTVVVGVPDSRLTEMVIACVQPNDGWRWAEFDSNKDQIQCLSSEILKHFCKEKNLTGFKIPKRFILWRKTFPMTTTGKLKRDQVRAEVMSETQFLSSKL